DNA from Brachyspira aalborgi:
GGAATATTATGAGATATTAAATAATCTTTAATATCGTTGACTTCATTTAAATTTAATTCTTCAAATTTACTAGTTATTTCTTCAATATTTATATTCATTTTATATTATTCCCTCTCAAAATTTATATATTAAAAATTTATATTAATTATAATTAAAGTATATAATATTTTAAAAAAATTTAAATAATTAAAAGATTATTTTATACGAAGCGATTAATCATGTTTTTGGTTTTTATTTATATAAATATTTGCATTAATAATAATTTATTAACCTTTCGGAAGCAATCTTAAAGGGTCTATAGACATTCCTAAATAAGAGATTTTAAAATATAATCGACTTTTATTTCCAATAATTTCAGAATCTCCTATATTTCCTATATAATCTCCTTTATTAACAATATCTCCAGCTTTAACTTTTATATCCGACAAATAAGCGTATGCCGTATTATAACCGTTTTTATGTTTTATAATAATTACTTTTCCAAAACCTCTTATATTATCAGAATATTCAACTATTCCGTAATCGGAAGCGACTATTTTATCTCCAGCTTTTCCAGATATAATTATTCCTCTATTTGCTAAATTATTTTCATCCGTTCCGTATTTTGAAACTATGCTTCCTCTATATGGAAAAATAAAAGAACTTTCAGGCAAATCGTCAAAGTCTGTATAAATAGTTTTTAATATTTGAACTTTTAAAGAAGCTCCAGCTTGCAAAGTATAATTATTCAAATCTTTTATATCGTTTAATTTTAATAAATCCGCCAAAACCATTTTATGATTTCTTGCAATAGAATATAAAGTATCTCCTTTTTTAACAGAATAAGAAGAATTAACCAAAGTAGTTTTTTTCTCTCTTTCCGCATAAACTTTTATTATTTCGTCAACTTTAATTATTGATTTTTCGTTTAATCCGTTTAAAGAATATATTTCTACTAAATCCATTCCTTTAGCAACCGCTATTTCGCTTAAAGTATCGCCTTTTTTAATTTTATAATCTTCAATTTTTCTATATTCTCTTTTTACTTCGTTTGATGGTTGATTTTGATTATTATTTAAATTCAAATTAACTTTATTATAAATTTTTATGCTATCGCCTATTTTTAATAAATAATTTCTATTCAAGCCGTTTAATTCTAATAATTGATTTAAAGACATTGAATTATTTGCAGCTATTGCTAAAAGCGTATCTCCTTTTTTAACTTTATAAACAGAAATTATTTTTTTATCGTCTATCGTATTATTTTTATTTTTTTTGGCATATATTTTTAATTTCTCTCCGATTTTTAATTTATATTTTAAAGGCTCTTCTATATTATTTATTCTTAAAAAATCGCTAACGGGAATATCGTTGTCGAAAGCGATTCCAAAAAGCGTATCTCCGCTTCTAACTGTGTATAATTCAAAATTATCTTCAGTTTTTTGATTGTTAATTTCTTTTTTTATATTTTCTATTGAATTTCTATTAACCGAATTATCCGAATTTTTTTCTATAGAATTTTTTTTATTTTCTTCAAACGAAACTTTTTCAATATTATTATTTGCCACTTTTAATGTTTCGCCTACTTTGAGATTATATTTATTAAAATCTTTTATATTATTTATAGCGCAGAATTCACTTGCCGACATTCCATGAGAAAATGCAATTCCTAAAATTGTATCTCCACTTTTTACTTTATAATTTTTGTAAGATTTCGATTTATCGACATCAAAAGCGTAAGATTTATTTACCGAATCAAAAACTAAACTATATTCTTTTTCTTTAACTTTAAGAGTCTCGCCAATTTTAAGATTATATTTATCAGCATCTTCTATGTTGTTCAATTTTAAAAATTCGCTTGCCGACATTCCATGCGAAAATGCAATTCCGTATAAACTATCTCCGTTTTCTACTTTATAATTTATATAATTTGCTCCAAATAAAGAATAAGATATAGATAATCCTAAAAAAATTTTAAAAATATTATTCGTTTTTATCATACCGTTTTAATTGTCTATTTCAAAAACTTCTTCAATCGGCGGGTCTGAAGGAATTATAATAACATTTGATTCTTTTACGCTCGACATTTCGGGACCTTTTTTCATTTTTTCAACAAACTCTTCTATATCTTTTTTGCTTTCCAAATATCCTATTATTTCAACCGAACCGTCATAATTATTCCAAACTTTTCCCGCGATTTTCATTTCGTCTGCGCATTTTTTAGCGTAATATCTGAAACCTACGCCTTGCACTCTTCCTCTTAATACAATATTTACTTTAAACATAATATAAATATCGGAATTTAGGATTATAGAATTTATTTTTATTAACTCTACTTATGATAATTAAAAATAAACATTATATACATTTTTTAAAATAATAGTATAATTTATTAAATTGTATAAAATTATATTTAAGGATTTTTTATGATAGATGTTAAATTAATAAGAGAAAATATAGAATTAGTAGAAGAGAATTTAAGAAAGAGAAGAAGCAAAGTTTCTTTAGATAAATTAAAATCTTTAGAAAGCGAAAGATTAAAATTATTAAAAGAAGTTGAAAACGACAGAGCGAAAAAAAACGAATCTTCAAAAAAAGTCGGAGAATGCATGAAAGCTGGAAAAAAAGAAGAAGCGGAAAAAATTAAAGAAGAAATGAAATTGTTTGTCGAATCATTAAATAAAAAAGAAGAAAAATTATCCGAACTTGAAGAGCAAGTTAATAATGAAATTCTTTATTTACCAAATATGCTTTCCGATGAAGTGCCTGAAGGAGACGATGAAAATAGCAATAAAGAAATTATAAGATGGGGAGAGCCGAAAAAATTTGATTTTGAAGTTAAAGACCATGTAGATATTGCAGTTGGACTTAATATACTAGATATTGAAAGAGCGGTTAGAATGTCAAGAACTCGTTTCTCTTTAATGAAAGGAAAAGGAGCCGCGCTTGAAAGAGCTTTAATTAATTTTATGCTCAAAAAACACACAACAGAACATGGCTACACGGAATATATTCCTCCGATTCTCGTTAATTCAAAAGCTATGACGGGAACGGGGAATTTGCCGAAGTTTGAAGAAGATTTATTTAAGACTACTGATAATCCAGCTTTATATTTAATACCTACCGCTGAAGTTCCTTTAACTAATATATATAGAGAAGAGATTATACCAGAGAGTATGCTTCCAATTTATGCCACAGCCTATACTCCTTGTTTTCGCTCGGAGGCAGGTTCTTACGGAAGAGATATGAGAGGATTGATAAGGCAGCATCAATTTGATAAAGTCGAACTTGTAAAAATATGCGCTCCCGATACTTCAAAAATGGAACATGAAAAAATGCTTAAAGACGCGGAAAGTATTTTGCAGGCTTTAGAACTTCCTTATAGAGTAGTGGTTTTATCTTCGGGAGATATTGGAAACGCCGCTTATAAAACTTTCGATTTGGAAGTTTGGCTTCCTTCACAAAACACATATAGAGAAATTTCAAGCGTAAGCAACTGTTGGGATTATCAATCTCGCCGAATGCAAATGAGAGTAAAGAGAGCAGGCAAAACAGAATTAGTTCACACTTTAAACGGAAGCGGAATAGCCGTTGGAAGAACTTGGATTGCAATTCTTGAAAATTATCAGCAGGAAGATGGAAGCGTAATAATTCCCGAAGCGTTAAGAAGTTTTACGGGATTCGATAAAATAGAAAAAGAATAAATATTAAAAAATAAATTATAGAATATAAAAATAACGCTTGAAATAATTATTTTTTATTCTATACTTGAATATATAACAATATTATATATAGTAATAAATTAATTAAAAAACAAGGAGAATAAAAATGGAATTACTAGCGTATATTTTAGTAATGGAAACAAACGATGAATTTCTTAAGGAATTATTAATGGAACTTTTTACAAAAGACGAAAGAGATATGATTTGGCAAAGGCTTAAAATAGTTACATTGCTTAAAAAGAAAATACCTCAATACGAAATCGCAAAAATATTAAACGCAAGTTTATGTTCAATTACAAGAGGAGCTAAAGAATTAAAAAAACCAAACAGCGCTTTGTCGACAATAGTCGATAAATATCTTATTAATAACGAAGAATTTCAAGAGAGTCTTAATAAATCTCTACAAAAACAATAGACTAATTTCATCCGCATAATCAAAATAGATTTTTTTTATAGATAAATATTCTTTTGAGATAATAAAATATTTTGTATGTTTATTTATTATTTCAGAATGTTTATCTATAAAATCTTCTTTAAAAAGTTTTTTATAATTTAAAAAATTTATTCCTTTTGCGGTTCTTAAAGATAAAAATATAAATTCTTTTTTTCTTGTATCGCTATCCAAATATTCTATATTTTTTACGGGCAATTTATTTTGAGATAAAACTTCCAAATAATCTTTAATATTTTTTGTATTTTCGTATCTATTATTTTTATAACAACCGAAAGCTCCCGCTCCGATTCCTAAATAATCTTTCAAATCCCAATAACCGCTATTATGAATCGATTCGTAATTAGAAAAAGCATAATTTGAAATTTCGTATCTCATAAGCCCAAAACTCTCTATAGTTTCTTTAGCCAAATTATAATAATAAACGCAATCTTCTTCTGCAGGCAAAAAATCTCGCCATTTATTTTTAAGAGAATCGTTAAGCTCTAAATAATATAAAGAAATATGTTTTATTTTAGGAAGCAAATCAAAAGCTTGCAAAATATCTTTTTTAGATTGCTCTTTATCGTTTAACGGAAGTCCGCATATAAAATCAACCGAAATATTTTCAATGTTTGATTTATTTATTAATTTCAAAGCTTCGATAATATCGTTTTTGTCGGTTTTTCTGTTAATTATTTTTAAACTCTCTTCATTGAAAGTTTGAATTCCAATCGACAATCTTATATTTTTTATTTTCGATATAACTTTTAAAGAATCTTTATTTATATCGTTAATATTAAATTCAATAGTTATTTCTTTTATTTCGTCATTATTATTTTTATTTATAACTTCAAATAATTTTTCAAAAAAATATTCTAACATTTTTGCGCCGATTATAGAAGGAGTTCCGCCTCCTATATAAATAGTTTCAATATTTTTTTTATAATCTTTTATTCTAATTTCAAGCTCTTTTATTAAAGCGTCCAAATATTTTTTATACGAATCGGGAGAGTTCATATTAACAACCGAATAAAAATTACAATAAGCGCATTTATAAACGCAAAAAGGAATGTGTATATATAACATTTAATTTAAGAAATCTTTTAAAGAGTTGTATCTTTTTGAATACATTTTTCTTAAAGCTTTTTTCTCTATTTGTCTAATTCTCTCTTTTGTGCAAGAATGCGATTTGCTTACTTCTTTAAGAGTTTTTTTCTCTTCGCCAATTCCGTATCTCGCTTTTATTATTTGTCTTTCCGTATCGTTTAAATCTTCCATAGCAATTTTTAACTCTTCGACTAACTCTTTATTTGTAAGGTTTTCTTCTACTCCGACTTCTCTGTCGTCTTCTATAATATTTGCAAGTTTTTCTTTTATTCCGTCAAAATTAAATTCTCTCTCTAAAGAAACATAATCGCTATTGGCAGCCATTACGCTCATAAGGTCTTTAGGGTCTCTCTTTAATATTTCGGATAATTGATTAACATCGGGAATATCTCCCGTTTTATAATAACTTTGATGAATAACTCTTTCCAAATCAACCAAATCTGTAGCTTTATTTAAAGGCAATCTTATCAATCTTGATTTTTCGTTTATCGCTGTTAATATGCTTTGTCTAATCCAATAAACCGCGTAAGAAATAAAATGATAACCTTTATCGGGTTCAAATCTGTCGGCTGCCATTATTAAACCTAAATTGCCTTCTTCTATTAAATCTTCTAATAAAAGTCCGCTGCTTCTATATTGTTTTGCAATAGTTATTACAAATCTTAAATTGCTTTTTATTAAAGTGGCTCTCGCTTCCATATCGCCTTCTTTTACTTTTCTCGTTAATTCTTCTTCTTCTTCGCGAGTTAAAAGCCTTTCTCTTTTAGCGTCTTCAAGATATATAGTTATATTATCGCTTTCGGCAATACGATGGTTTATATTTTTAATTTTTTTAGACGACATATTATTAACTCTCACAAATATTTATTGGCAATATCATGCACAACCGAATGATTAAAAGAATGAGACGATTTATTCGCTATTATTTTAGCTTTTATCGGTCTCGCCAATATATATAAATCTCCTATTATATCTAAAATTTTATGCCTTACAAATTCATTATCGAAATGTAGCTTCGTATTTATTACCTTTCCTTCGCATAATATTATATGGCTTCCAATCATTCCGCTTCCAGCCATTCCCATTTTTTGAGCGTAATCTATATTATCCAAAGTATTAAAACTTCTTGCCTTTCCTATATCTTCGGAAAACTGCTCGAAAGATTCAAATTTATAATCGTATTGCTGAACTCCGATACTTCCCGAAAAATCTATACGCAAATTAACTTCAAGTCCGTCATAAGGCGAAAGTATTATATAAGTTTCATTATCGTCAACTTTTCCGTAAGTTAATTCTCTATCTATAACTATAGGCTCTATATAATCTTCCTGTTCGATAAAACCCGCTTCTTTTAATGCATCGCAAAATACTAAAGCCGAACCGTCAACATTTGGAACTTCGCCATCGCATTTCACTATTAAATTTGTTATTCCCATCATATGCAATGCTGCTAAAAAATGCTCGGTTGTTTTTATATATCTATTTCCGTTTATTAAAGCCGTAGAATTAACCGCTCCCGATTTGTCTTTTGATAAAATATTTTCATGCGAAAGTTTTATATGAGTATTCGTATTTATATCTATAAAAACTATTCCCGTATTAACTTCTGCAGGAACTAAAGTCAATGCAGTTTTTCGTCCTTCCATTAATGCAAATCCGCTAACGACAACGCTTTTCGCTATCGTCCTTTGAGGAATTCTATATTTTAATTTTGATTTATTATGATTTCCATGTTCATTCAAATAATTTAAATTTTCTTCGTTTTTATTATTTTCTTTTTTATTTAAAACTTCTTCGCAACTTGAAAGCAATTTTGAAACGCTTATAGGTTTTTCTAAAAAATCGTAAGCGCCTAATTTTGTCGCTCTCACGGCAGTCTCAACTCCCGCATGCCCGCTCATCATAATCACAGTAGTTTTTGGATATTTTTCTTTTATATTTGAAAGTATATCTAAACCGTCAGTATTCGGAAGCCAAACATCTAAAAATACTAAATCAATTTTTTTTGATTCAAATATTTTTAAAGCTTCGTCATAATCTTTTGCAATATCTACATCGTAATCTTCATCTTCCAAAACATTTTTACAGGAGCTTAAAATATCTTCTTCATCGTCTATAATTAAAACTTTGTTTTTTATTTTTACGGTTTCTAAATTTTCCATATAATAATTTTAATATATTAACGATATAAAATCAATAGATATTTTATAAATTTATTGATTTTTTATATTTTAGTAGTAAAATTAACTGATAAAAACCTAATTGGAGATAATATTATGCGAAAAATAATAAATTTTAATACGAATTGGAAATTTTCTAAAGAATGGAACGATAATATAAAAAATGAATTTCTTAAAGGAGAAAATATAACTTTGCCTCATACGGTTCATGAAATTCCTTTGCATTATTTTGACGAATCTGACACTTGGCTTATTTCGGGCTATCAAAATATTTTTAATTACGACAAAGCAAAATTGAAAGATAAAAGAATACTTATAAATTTTGAAGGAGCTATGGCGGCTGCGGAATTATTTATAAACGGAAAAAGTTTTGGCGAACATAAAGGAGGATATTTGCCTTTTATACATGATATTACGGAAGCCTTGAAAGACGGAGAAAATATTATAGCGGTAAAATTAGACAGCAGAGAGAGAGAAGATATACCGCCTTTTGGAAATGAAATAGATTATTTATGCTATGGCGGAATATATAGAGAAGTTCAAATAATAATAGCGGATAATATTTCGATAGAAAAAACGATGCTCACGGCTTTATCAAATCAAAAGGTAACGGGAAAAATCAGAATAAGAAATTCAAAAAAACAAATTTCAAAAGAAACTTTATATTTTAATTTGTATAATAGAGAATATAAAATATGCGAAATAAAAAAAGAGATTCAATTAAAAGACGAATTATTTACCGACATAAATATTGATTGGAATATAGAATCCGACAGAATAGAGTTATGGGATATTGATAATCCTAGACTTTATAGACTCGATATAAGTTTAGAAAATAAAGATTCTGTTTCTTTAAATATAGGATTTAGAGATATTAAAATAACAGAAAATGGATTTTTCTTAAATGATAAAAGAATTAAATTAAGAGGATTAAACAGACATCAAAGTTTTCCTTATGTCGGATACGCTATGCCCGAAAGAATTCAAAAAAGAGATGCCGATATTCTAAAATTTGATTTGGGATTAAATATAGTTCGCTCTTCACATTATCCGCCTTCAAAACATTTTTTAGACAGATGCGATGAAATAGGTTTATTAGTTTTTGAAGAAATTCCTGGATGGCAGCATATAGGAGATAAAAATTGGCAAAAAATTTCTATAGAAAATGTTAAAGATATGATAGAAAGAGATTTTCATCATACTTCAATAATTATGTGGGGCGTGAGAATTAATGAGAGTCAAGATAATCATAGTTTTTATAAAGAAACAAATAGAGTATCTCATAAATTAGATAAAACAAGACCAACGGGCGGAGTTAGATATGTAATTGGAAGCGAGTTTCTTGAAGATGTTTTTACCGTTAATGATTTTAATTATGACGGAAAAGAGACGCCGATTAAAGCGCAGAAATTTATAACTAAATTAAATAAAAATGTTCCTTATATGATTACCGAATATAACGGACATATGTTTCCTACTAAAATGCAGGACAACGAAGAAAGATTATCGGAACATACAAAAAGACATTACGAGGTTGTCAATGCAATAGCTATCGATAATCATATTGCGGGCGGAACTGGTTGGTGCGCTTTCGATTATCATACGCATTATGATTTTGGTTCTGGCGATAGAATATGTTATCATGGCGTTTATGATATGTTTAGAAATCCAAAATTTGCATCAACCGTTTATTCTTCTCAAATGGATACAGATAAAAAAATAATATTAGAACCGATAACGATATACGCGAGAGGCGAGCGAGCGATTGGCGGAATTACTCCTTTAATGATTTCCACAAATTGCGATTATGTAGAAGTTTATTTTAAAGATATTATGATTGTAAAAGAATATCCCGCTACAAATAAATATCCTGGATTAAAACATCCTCCGATTATTATTAATATAGAGCAGAATATTCCTGGCGTAAGTTCTATGAATTGGGAAGATTTAAAAGTAATAGGTTATATAAACGGAAAAGCTGAAATTGAAAGAAAATATTTGAAAAATCCTACTTTCAAAGAATTAGAAATAACTGCGGACGATAAAGAAATTAATTCTATAAACGAAGGTTCGGCTTGGGATTCTACAAGAATAACGATTAAAGCGGTTGATTCTTGGGGAAATAGACTGCCTTATATTAACGAAGCTATTAATATAGAAGTAAAAGGAGCGGGAGAGCTTATAGGAAACGATAATCCCGTTTTAGAAGGCGGATATTATTCTTTTTGGGTAAAAACGAGCACTAAAAAAGGAATTATAAAAATAACCATTTCAAATAAGAGAGTGGAAAGTAAGAGTATAGAGATAAAGGTAAAATAGAATAAAGTAAAATAAACCTTCAAAAAATAAAGCGTCCTCCCTCCGCAACAAACGAAAGACGCCAAAATTATAGGAAATACAAAGGATTTGAGAATAATCCTCTGCATAAGAAAGATGCAATTTAAATTTTTACTTTATTATTTAATCAAAATTCTTATTCTTTTTTTTGTCGCTCTGCGCTACTTCGGTGAAAAAAGAAACAAAAAAACATTAACAATATGAATTTAAAGCTCAATATCAATGGCTTATACCATTTTTAAAAATTTCTTTATATTTAGTAACGGGAATTTTATTCCCTTATCTATAGAATATAGAATTTTATTCATATTCTTCACTTAATAACAATATTGTCATTGTGAGACATTGAAAATTCCGTAACAAAGTCGGGCAGAAGCCAAGCAATCTAAATATAGCGATTGTTTAAGCATAGTCTCTCACAATGACAAATTATAAATTTAATAACAAGGTGTTTTAACCCATGACATAAATTTGCAATTGCAAACAATGGGCTGAAGTCCGTTGTTATTTTTAAATTTGAATTACAAAAATCTAATATCAATTTAGTTAAATCTTTTTTAACTTCAATCAAATTTACTTTCGATAACTTATCAAGAAAAATTAAAAATCCTTGTTTAGTTAGAAAAAAATTTTATTCAAAAGGAATGTGCAAAATGAAACACACAAAAAACATTCTTAAATCTTTATTAATAATGGTAATGGCTTTATCGTTATTGTCGGTAAGCTGTAGCAAAGACGAAGGAAGTAAACCTACTGCTCCGTCTACTCCGATTAAAATCGATGCTGCAATTCTTGATTGAGCAATAAAATTAGCTGCAACTAAATTAGCTACAGATTCATCAACAGATAAAGTTGCATTTGACTTTAATAATTTTACTTCCACTAGCGGAACAGGTTCTGCAAGCGCTAAAGTTACTGCAGCAGTAAAAGTGGCTGATTTAAAGACAACATTAGAAAGTGATTTTAAATTAGATACTGATGATTATTCTTCTACTGCATACGCTGGAACAATTCAATACTATGATAAAACGGCAACATTAACTATTACTATTAAAGGTAATAACACTTTTGCTTCAGATGTAACACCTAAATATTCAGAAGTAGAAAAAGGTAAATCAGTTAAAACTGTAATAACTATTACTGCAGATAAAATATGGAATAATCAAAATTAAAAATTCCATTAAAGTATGGTTTTAAGCTAACTACAAAAAATAAAGATTTAAGCCAAAGCCTCTATGTTCAAAAGAGCATAGGGGTTTTATTTTTTAAATGAAGGTAATAATTTATTTTTATCTGTCAAAATTTAAATTAAATTTATAAAATTATATATGCTAATAAAATAGAGATTTAATCTAACAAATCCTATGTTAATAGTAGAAATTACAAAATAAATTATCCTAAAAATATTATATCGGTTTTTAATTCTTCCAAATTTTCTATATTAAAAACTTCTCTAATTATTTTTTTATATTTGTTTAATTGATTTTGATAAAATGCAATTTTTTTTTCGCTTTTCTTTGAAGTTTTATAATCTAAAATAAAATATTTGCCTTCGGAATTTTGAGTAATCAAATCTATTTTAGCTGGTATTATAAATATAGTTTCATTTTCTAATTTTCTGCTCTGAAATTTATGCTCTCTTGAAATAATTTTTTCGTTTCCGTTTATTATATTTTTTATATGCTCGTTTTTGATAAAATTATTAAAATATTTATCAAGCTTGTCTTTCAAATCGTTATTGTCATAATATTTATAATATTTTAAGGTATCGATTTTTAATTTTTCAATATAATTTTCTTTATCTTTCAAATATTTATCGAAATCAAAATTTTCAAATAATTCATGCATTATCGTTCCCATATTCGTTGGAGAGATTTTTATTTTCTCTTCATAATCGTTATAATCGTTTTCTTTTTCAAATTCTAAATTCGATAATTTTTTATTTAATAATTCGCCTATATCTTTAAAATTGTCTTCTTCAAAATTATTTTTTACTCCGATTTTTGAAGGAATAACATATTGAATATTATTTATTTCGTTATTTTTAATTTTATTTTCATTAACAATATTATTTGGAATATTTTTTAATTTCTCATTTATTTGAGCGATATTTTTTATATTGTTTTTTTCGTTTGATTTTATTCCTCTTCCGTAAGAATAAAAATTAACAAAATCGTTTTTTATATCTTTTATTTCAATTAATTCTTTTTGGCTTTCGCTTGAAATTTTATTATTTAATTCTTTTAATTCTGCAATATAATCGTTAATATATCCTCTATAAGTATTTTTTCCTCTGCCTTCTCCCGAAATAGTTAAATTTTCTCCCGCTCTCGTTAATGCTACATATAATAGTCTTCGCTTTTCTGACAAATCCGCAATTCTATTATATTCTTTATCTTTTTCGGATATTCTTATATTATAATCTTTAATATAATTATGCACGGGAATTTCTATAACGGGAAAATCTTCTATAAAATCAAATCTATCATTTGCAGAATTTCTATTATAACCCGCTCCCGCTAAAAATACATTCTTAAACTCCAAACCTTTAGATTTATGAATTGTCATTACCTTTACGGCTTCAACCGACAATTTAGGAACGGAAGCGTAAGAAATATCGTTTACTACGGAAGTTAATCCTATAACAAAATCGTAAACATTTTTTCCGCTCTTATCTTCAAAATCATAAGCGATTGATTTTAATTTTTCTATATTCGCATAGCATAATTCTCCGTCTTCTTTAGTCATTAAATAATTATAATAATTCGTTTCAATGCAAATAGTTTCTATAATATCGTAAGAATTAATAGTCGCGGATTTTCTCTCTAAACTATTTAACAATTCTCTATTTTTTTCAAGCTCTTTATAATATTTTTTTTCTTTCGCTATTTTGCATGCATTTTGATAATTCTCTGAATATAAAGAACTTAAAGAAAAATAATCTTTTAAATCCAACATTTCAGATAATAAAGAATTTGAAAAATCGGATAAATCGCCAATATTGATATCAAAAAATTTTTCTCTCAATAATTTAGGCAAAACGGAATAATCTTTTAATATCAAATATTTTAAAAATAAAATTATATTTTCTATTTCCTCTCTCGCATAAAAACCGTTTCCGCCATCCACATAATATGGAATTTTTAAATCCGATAAAGCCTCCAAATAAATATTTAATCTCGTAAAAGTTTGAAGTAAAATAACGGTTTCTTTATATTCTTCTTTTTTGTAATTTTTATTTATATAATTTGCAATAGAATAGGCTTCTAATTTAGTTTTTGAATCTATATCTAATTTTTTATCTTCTTCTTCAAAATTATTATTTAATACAAATAAAGAAACGGATTTTTGTTCAGTTTTTTTATTATATAAAATATTATCGCCTTCTTTATATTTTACCAAATCATCGTCAAAAAAAACGACTTCTTTAAAAAAGCGATTAAAAAATTCTATAAGCATTGAATTGCTTCTATAATTATTTTTTAAGTCAATCAAATAATCTTTAAATGAATTTTGAATATTAGTAAATATATTTAAGTTGGCGTTTCTAAATCTGTATATCGATTGTTTTCTATCGCCTACAATTAATATTTTTTTATTTATTTTATCTAATTCTTTTATATCGTTTTCGTTTATATCTCTTTTTCCAAATACGATTAAATTTATAAAAGAAAATTGAAGTTTGCTCGTATCTTGAGCTTCGTCAAGTATCAAAGCTTTTATATTATCTCTTATCTCTTTAGATATTTTTTTATTTTCTAAAGATTCTATAGCTTTTGACATAATATCTTCATGAGAATAAATGCCGTTTTCTTTTTTTATTTTTTCAAATTTATTAAATGTTTCTTTTATAAATTCTATAATTTCAATATAATTATCTTTATTATAAATCGCTTCAATATATTTAATCATTAAACTGCAATAATTATTTAAATTGTATAATATATTTTTTAATTCTTCGGCTTTAGTATTTCCAAGTTTTGCAGTTGAAACTTCAATTAAAGAATCTCTTATATTTTCAAAATTCGCATAATTCAAATTTTTTACATTATCTTTTTTTTCTATATTATTTATGCATTCTAATAATTTTGTTATTTTATATTTGCATTTATTTATGGTTGTATTTTCTTTTGTGTTATCGTTCATTACTTCGTTTGAATAA
Protein-coding regions in this window:
- a CDS encoding LysM peptidoglycan-binding domain-containing protein is translated as MIKTNNIFKIFLGLSISYSLFGANYINYKVENGDSLYGIAFSHGMSASEFLKLNNIEDADKYNLKIGETLKVKEKEYSLVFDSVNKSYAFDVDKSKSYKNYKVKSGDTILGIAFSHGMSASEFCAINNIKDFNKYNLKVGETLKVANNNIEKVSFEENKKNSIEKNSDNSVNRNSIENIKKEINNQKTEDNFELYTVRSGDTLFGIAFDNDIPVSDFLRINNIEEPLKYKLKIGEKLKIYAKKNKNNTIDDKKIISVYKVKKGDTLLAIAANNSMSLNQLLELNGLNRNYLLKIGDSIKIYNKVNLNLNNNQNQPSNEVKREYRKIEDYKIKKGDTLSEIAVAKGMDLVEIYSLNGLNEKSIIKVDEIIKVYAEREKKTTLVNSSYSVKKGDTLYSIARNHKMVLADLLKLNDIKDLNNYTLQAGASLKVQILKTIYTDFDDLPESSFIFPYRGSIVSKYGTDENNLANRGIIISGKAGDKIVASDYGIVEYSDNIRGFGKVIIIKHKNGYNTAYAYLSDIKVKAGDIVNKGDYIGNIGDSEIIGNKSRLYFKISYLGMSIDPLRLLPKG
- a CDS encoding acylphosphatase, with the protein product MFKVNIVLRGRVQGVGFRYYAKKCADEMKIAGKVWNNYDGSVEIIGYLESKKDIEEFVEKMKKGPEMSSVKESNVIIIPSDPPIEEVFEIDN
- the serS gene encoding serine--tRNA ligase, which codes for MIDVKLIRENIELVEENLRKRRSKVSLDKLKSLESERLKLLKEVENDRAKKNESSKKVGECMKAGKKEEAEKIKEEMKLFVESLNKKEEKLSELEEQVNNEILYLPNMLSDEVPEGDDENSNKEIIRWGEPKKFDFEVKDHVDIAVGLNILDIERAVRMSRTRFSLMKGKGAALERALINFMLKKHTTEHGYTEYIPPILVNSKAMTGTGNLPKFEEDLFKTTDNPALYLIPTAEVPLTNIYREEIIPESMLPIYATAYTPCFRSEAGSYGRDMRGLIRQHQFDKVELVKICAPDTSKMEHEKMLKDAESILQALELPYRVVVLSSGDIGNAAYKTFDLEVWLPSQNTYREISSVSNCWDYQSRRMQMRVKRAGKTELVHTLNGSGIAVGRTWIAILENYQQEDGSVIIPEALRSFTGFDKIEKE
- a CDS encoding Trp family transcriptional regulator, whose protein sequence is MELLAYILVMETNDEFLKELLMELFTKDERDMIWQRLKIVTLLKKKIPQYEIAKILNASLCSITRGAKELKKPNSALSTIVDKYLINNEEFQESLNKSLQKQ
- the hemW gene encoding radical SAM family heme chaperone HemW, with translation MLYIHIPFCVYKCAYCNFYSVVNMNSPDSYKKYLDALIKELEIRIKDYKKNIETIYIGGGTPSIIGAKMLEYFFEKLFEVINKNNNDEIKEITIEFNINDINKDSLKVISKIKNIRLSIGIQTFNEESLKIINRKTDKNDIIEALKLINKSNIENISVDFICGLPLNDKEQSKKDILQAFDLLPKIKHISLYYLELNDSLKNKWRDFLPAEEDCVYYYNLAKETIESFGLMRYEISNYAFSNYESIHNSGYWDLKDYLGIGAGAFGCYKNNRYENTKNIKDYLEVLSQNKLPVKNIEYLDSDTRKKEFIFLSLRTAKGINFLNYKKLFKEDFIDKHSEIINKHTKYFIISKEYLSIKKIYFDYADEISLLFL
- a CDS encoding sigma-70 family RNA polymerase sigma factor is translated as MSSKKIKNINHRIAESDNITIYLEDAKRERLLTREEEEELTRKVKEGDMEARATLIKSNLRFVITIAKQYRSSGLLLEDLIEEGNLGLIMAADRFEPDKGYHFISYAVYWIRQSILTAINEKSRLIRLPLNKATDLVDLERVIHQSYYKTGDIPDVNQLSEILKRDPKDLMSVMAANSDYVSLEREFNFDGIKEKLANIIEDDREVGVEENLTNKELVEELKIAMEDLNDTERQIIKARYGIGEEKKTLKEVSKSHSCTKERIRQIEKKALRKMYSKRYNSLKDFLN